A single region of the Streptomyces virginiae genome encodes:
- the lysA gene encoding diaminopimelate decarboxylase, protein MSRSAHPAGPRHADVLPEGHYSPPPADLNALDEKVWARTVERNADGVVAVGGIEVTRLAEEFGTPAYFLDEEDFRSRCRAWAHAFGPDADVFYAGKAFLSKAVVKWLKEEGLNVDVCSGGELSTALAAGMPAARIAFHGNNKSEGEIRRAVEAGVGRIVLDSFQEIARVAHIARELGVRQPVQIRVTVGVEAHTHEFIATAHEDQKFGIAVADGSAAEAVRRALGHDSLELLGVHSHIGSQIFDMAGFEVSAKRVVRLLADVRDEHGVELPEIDLGGGLGIAYTSNDDPREPHEIAKALHEIVARECESAGLRAPRISVEPGRAIVGPTAFTLYEVGTIKPLEGLRTYVSVDGGMSDNIRTALYDAEYSISLVSRTSTTEPMLVRVVGKHCESGDIVVKDAFLPADLAPGDLLAVPATGAYCRSMASNYNHALRPPVVAVRDGQARVIVRRETEEDLLRLDLG, encoded by the coding sequence ATGAGCCGTTCCGCGCACCCCGCCGGGCCCCGCCACGCCGACGTCCTGCCCGAGGGGCACTACTCCCCGCCGCCCGCCGACCTGAACGCGCTCGACGAGAAGGTCTGGGCCCGGACCGTCGAGCGGAACGCCGACGGGGTCGTCGCCGTCGGCGGCATCGAAGTCACCCGGCTCGCCGAGGAGTTCGGCACCCCCGCCTACTTCCTCGACGAGGAGGACTTCCGGTCCCGGTGCCGGGCCTGGGCGCACGCCTTCGGCCCCGACGCCGACGTCTTCTACGCCGGCAAGGCGTTCCTCTCCAAGGCCGTCGTGAAGTGGCTGAAGGAGGAAGGGCTGAACGTCGACGTGTGTTCCGGTGGAGAGCTCAGCACCGCCCTCGCCGCCGGGATGCCCGCCGCGCGGATCGCCTTCCACGGCAACAACAAGTCCGAGGGCGAGATCCGCCGGGCCGTCGAGGCCGGGGTCGGGCGCATCGTGCTCGACTCCTTCCAGGAGATCGCCCGCGTCGCGCACATCGCCCGTGAGCTGGGCGTACGCCAGCCCGTCCAGATCCGCGTGACGGTCGGCGTCGAGGCGCACACCCACGAGTTCATCGCCACCGCGCACGAGGACCAGAAGTTCGGCATCGCCGTGGCCGACGGGTCCGCCGCCGAGGCCGTCCGCCGGGCGCTCGGGCACGACTCGCTGGAGCTGCTCGGCGTCCACTCCCACATCGGTTCGCAGATCTTCGACATGGCCGGCTTCGAGGTCTCCGCCAAGCGCGTCGTGCGGCTGCTGGCCGACGTACGCGACGAGCACGGCGTCGAGCTGCCCGAGATCGACCTCGGCGGTGGCCTCGGCATCGCGTACACCTCGAACGACGACCCGCGCGAGCCCCACGAGATCGCCAAGGCCCTGCACGAGATCGTGGCCCGGGAGTGCGAGAGCGCCGGGCTGCGCGCCCCCCGGATCTCCGTGGAGCCCGGCCGGGCCATCGTCGGCCCGACCGCGTTCACGCTGTACGAGGTGGGGACGATCAAGCCGCTGGAGGGCCTGCGGACCTACGTCAGCGTCGACGGCGGGATGTCCGACAACATCCGCACCGCGCTGTACGACGCCGAGTACTCCATCTCGCTCGTCTCCCGTACCTCCACCACCGAGCCCATGCTCGTACGCGTGGTCGGCAAGCACTGCGAGAGCGGCGACATCGTCGTCAAGGACGCGTTCCTGCCCGCCGACCTCGCTCCCGGCGACCTGCTGGCCGTACCGGCGACCGGTGCGTACTGCCGCTCCATGGCCAGCAACTACAACCACGCGCTGCGCCCGCCCGTCGTCGCCGTGCGTGACGGACAGGCCCGAGTGATCGTCCGCCGCGAGACGGAGGAAGATCTCCTGCGTCTCGACCTCGGATGA
- a CDS encoding response regulator has translation MIRNGFAGEEGVVRPQGVEVAKTRTRGPGRTYSRVVPGVSGRVLVVDDNKVIRHLIKVNLELEGFEVVTANDGAECLDIVHRVCPDAITLDVVMPRLDGFGAAAQLRADPRTRDVPVAIVSACTQQEVEAGIVAGVDAFLAKPFEPTELVRVVRRLIERKDLRDGRKGTPAGRGRGSPLQ, from the coding sequence GTGATCAGGAACGGGTTTGCGGGGGAGGAGGGGGTGGTTCGCCCGCAGGGGGTGGAAGTGGCGAAAACCCGGACGCGGGGGCCCGGGCGGACCTACTCTCGAGTTGTGCCAGGCGTCTCGGGCCGGGTGCTTGTTGTCGACGACAACAAGGTCATCCGGCATCTGATCAAGGTCAATCTCGAGCTGGAGGGCTTCGAGGTCGTGACCGCGAACGATGGTGCCGAGTGTCTCGACATCGTGCATCGGGTGTGTCCCGACGCCATCACCCTTGATGTGGTCATGCCGCGGCTCGACGGGTTCGGGGCCGCCGCGCAGTTGCGTGCCGATCCGCGGACCCGGGACGTGCCCGTCGCCATCGTCAGCGCCTGCACGCAGCAGGAGGTGGAGGCCGGGATCGTGGCCGGGGTGGACGCCTTCCTCGCGAAGCCGTTCGAGCCCACCGAGCTGGTACGGGTCGTGCGCCGGCTGATCGAGCGCAAGGATCTGCGCGACGGGAGGAAAGGCACCCCCGCCGGGCGGGGGAGGGGGAGTCCCCTTCAGTAG
- a CDS encoding restriction endonuclease fold toxin-2 domain-containing protein, translating into MLSVVGGAPRKSSDRQKDFLYIGDRAELTKYAAALRDPRNTEMRGVEVATNNSDSVAYWRVMMAAYGVKGYARHVP; encoded by the coding sequence GTGCTATCGGTCGTTGGAGGAGCTCCGCGCAAATCATCAGACCGGCAGAAGGACTTTCTGTACATCGGGGACCGCGCGGAGCTGACCAAGTATGCGGCGGCTCTCCGAGACCCCCGCAACACGGAGATGCGTGGAGTCGAAGTCGCCACCAACAACAGCGACTCCGTCGCCTACTGGCGCGTGATGATGGCCGCCTACGGTGTCAAAGGCTATGCCCGTCACGTTCCCTGA
- a CDS encoding DUF4429 domain-containing protein: MTEVSGYGGQIVFDGQYITITRKGFLARATHGKGEKRLHVSQISAVQWKPAGALVNGFIQFSIGGADRQALKGARTLDAGKDENSVIFTKQQQPEFERLRAVLDQAIAAQHAPQGMAQNAPVSVADELLKLRSLVEQGLLTQGEFDQQKARLLSQ; this comes from the coding sequence ATGACTGAAGTGTCAGGCTACGGCGGACAGATCGTGTTCGACGGCCAGTACATCACGATCACCCGGAAGGGCTTCCTCGCACGTGCTACGCACGGCAAGGGGGAGAAGAGACTGCATGTCTCCCAGATCAGCGCGGTGCAGTGGAAGCCTGCTGGCGCTCTGGTGAACGGCTTCATCCAGTTCTCCATCGGCGGGGCCGATCGGCAGGCTCTGAAGGGTGCCCGCACGCTCGACGCTGGCAAGGACGAGAACAGCGTCATCTTCACGAAGCAGCAGCAGCCGGAGTTCGAGAGGCTTCGCGCGGTGCTCGATCAGGCGATCGCTGCCCAGCACGCGCCCCAGGGCATGGCGCAGAACGCTCCTGTGTCGGTCGCAGATGAGCTGCTGAAGCTGCGGAGTCTGGTCGAGCAGGGACTGCTTACTCAGGGGGAGTTCGACCAGCAAAAGGCCCGCCTCCTCAGCCAGTAG
- the thrB gene encoding homoserine kinase: MAGPAFRAAAVRVRVPASSANLGPGFDALGLALGLYDDVVVRVADSGLNIDIAGEGADTLPRDESHLLVRSMRTAFDLLGGQPRGLEVVCANRIPHGRGLGSSSAAICAGIVAARAVTIGGETKLDDAALLELATEIEGHPDNVAACLLGGFTLAWMDGGSAKAIRMEPAESIVPVVFVPSKPVLTETARGLLPRTVPHVDAAVNAGRAGLLVEALTRRPELLLPATEDRLHQEYRSPAMPESVALVNRLRADGIPAVISGAGPTVLALVDNGAADKVAQLAGEGWAANRLALDAAGASVLPLGTQGG, from the coding sequence ATGGCCGGTCCAGCGTTCCGCGCCGCCGCCGTACGGGTGCGCGTCCCCGCCAGCAGTGCCAACCTCGGCCCGGGCTTCGACGCCTTGGGCCTGGCCCTGGGGCTCTACGACGACGTAGTCGTCCGGGTGGCCGACTCCGGCCTGAACATCGACATCGCGGGTGAGGGCGCCGACACCCTCCCGCGGGACGAGAGCCACCTGCTCGTACGCTCCATGCGCACCGCCTTCGACCTGCTGGGCGGCCAGCCGCGCGGCCTCGAGGTCGTCTGCGCCAACCGCATCCCGCACGGCCGTGGCCTCGGCTCCTCCTCCGCCGCCATCTGCGCCGGCATCGTCGCCGCCCGCGCCGTGACGATAGGCGGCGAGACCAAGCTCGACGACGCCGCGCTGCTCGAACTCGCCACCGAGATCGAGGGCCACCCCGACAACGTCGCCGCCTGTCTGCTCGGCGGATTCACCCTCGCCTGGATGGACGGCGGCAGCGCCAAGGCGATCCGGATGGAGCCCGCCGAATCCATCGTTCCGGTGGTCTTCGTACCTTCCAAGCCGGTCCTCACCGAGACGGCCCGCGGCCTGCTGCCGCGCACCGTCCCGCACGTGGACGCGGCCGTCAACGCGGGCCGCGCGGGCCTGCTCGTGGAAGCCCTGACCAGGCGTCCCGAGCTCCTCCTGCCGGCCACCGAAGACCGGCTCCACCAGGAGTACCGGTCCCCGGCGATGCCCGAGAGCGTGGCACTCGTCAACAGGCTGCGGGCGGACGGGATCCCCGCGGTCATCTCCGGTGCGGGCCCCACGGTCCTCGCGCTGGTCGACAACGGCGCGGCCGACAAGGTCGCGCAGCTCGCGGGCGAGGGGTGGGCGGCCAACCGGCTCGCACTCGACGCCGCGGGCGCGAGCGTACTTCCGCTGGGCACCCAGGGCGGCTAG
- a CDS encoding GntR family transcriptional regulator yields the protein MPEQPPYLRVADVLRQRITEHEWTPGDRLPSRSRIAEECGVGENVVRRAQELLISQGVLEGRAGSGTYVAEPRRRVRVVRSSAREQPGGSPFRSDMQALGKQGHWESRTEAKVPAPAEIAARLGIAEGDLCVRTVYEFLADGRPVQLSTSWEPYELTGGTLIVLPEGGPHAGIGVVNRMAEIGVTVSHAVEQPEPRNATAEEASLLGIQKASIVTHIRRTYYSDQGQPVETANIVIPAALCEIVYEIPVNH from the coding sequence ATGCCTGAGCAGCCGCCCTATCTCCGCGTCGCCGATGTCCTGCGGCAGCGGATCACTGAGCACGAGTGGACGCCCGGCGACCGGCTCCCATCTCGCTCGCGGATCGCCGAAGAGTGCGGCGTCGGCGAGAACGTGGTGCGCAGGGCGCAGGAGCTCCTGATCTCGCAAGGTGTGCTGGAAGGCCGGGCGGGTTCGGGCACCTACGTAGCCGAGCCCCGTCGGCGTGTACGTGTGGTCCGGTCTTCGGCCCGTGAGCAGCCCGGCGGCTCACCGTTCCGTTCGGACATGCAGGCCCTGGGCAAGCAAGGGCACTGGGAGAGCCGGACCGAGGCGAAGGTGCCCGCACCGGCCGAGATCGCCGCGCGGCTCGGTATCGCCGAAGGCGACCTGTGTGTACGGACCGTCTACGAGTTCCTCGCCGACGGAAGGCCCGTCCAGCTGTCGACGAGTTGGGAGCCGTACGAACTCACCGGCGGCACGCTCATTGTGCTTCCGGAGGGTGGGCCGCATGCCGGCATCGGCGTGGTGAACCGCATGGCGGAGATCGGCGTCACGGTCAGCCATGCCGTCGAGCAGCCTGAGCCGCGGAACGCGACCGCCGAAGAAGCGTCGCTCCTCGGGATTCAGAAGGCTTCCATCGTGACCCACATCCGGCGGACGTACTACAGCGACCAGGGGCAGCCCGTGGAGACAGCGAACATCGTCATTCCCGCCGCGCTGTGCGAAATCGTCTACGAGATCCCCGTCAATCACTAG
- the rho gene encoding transcription termination factor Rho, which translates to MSDTTDLMGAADTSVDTSAPAAGAAPKRRRTGTGLDGMVLAELQQVASGLGIRGTARMRKSQLIEVIKEAQAGSGAPKAAASAAADTAEAKPKRRATSKARTGEAAAEAPAEKPAAKAQIEIPGQPASEDAPVGERRRRRATAPSGSPEASAPVAVQVEQKTETAPAATAPSEAKAEAATAVSAGQAQGQEGEGRGRRDRRDRGDRAERTDRQRDRRDRGAKADDQGQAGQGQGGQGGQGGGRQDRADRQQQGGRGQGQGQGQQQGRQDRQDNGPQDDFDGEDGRRGRRGRYRDRRGRRGRDEFAPSEPQVADDDVLIPVAGILDILDNYAFIRTSGYLPGPNDVYVSLAQVRKAGLRKGDHTTGAVRQPKDGERREKFNALVRLDSVNGMAPESGRGRPEFQKLTPLYPQDRLRLETDPGVLTTRIIDLVSPIGKGQRGLIVAPPKTGKTMIMQAIANAITTNNPECHLMVVLVDERPEEVTDMQRSVKGEVISSTFDRPAEDHTTVAELAIERAKRLVELGHDVVVLLDSITRLGRAYNLAAPASGRILSGGVDSTALYPPKRFFGAARNIEDGGSLTILATALVDTGSRMDEVIFEEFKGTGNMELKLDRKLADKRIFPAVDVDPSGTRKEEILLNAEELAIVWKLRRVLHALDSQQAIELLLDKMKQTKSNAEFLMQIAKTTPSGKNDD; encoded by the coding sequence GTGAGCGACACCACCGATCTGATGGGCGCTGCCGACACCTCTGTCGACACCAGTGCCCCCGCCGCGGGCGCCGCACCCAAGCGTCGACGCACCGGCACCGGCCTTGACGGCATGGTCCTGGCCGAGCTGCAGCAGGTCGCGTCGGGCCTCGGGATCAGGGGCACCGCGCGGATGCGCAAGAGCCAGCTGATCGAGGTCATCAAGGAGGCGCAGGCGGGCAGCGGTGCCCCCAAGGCAGCCGCCTCCGCCGCCGCAGACACCGCCGAGGCCAAGCCGAAGCGCCGCGCCACCAGCAAGGCCCGTACGGGTGAGGCCGCCGCCGAGGCGCCCGCCGAGAAGCCCGCCGCGAAAGCGCAGATCGAGATCCCGGGCCAGCCTGCCAGCGAGGACGCCCCGGTCGGCGAGCGTCGCCGCCGTCGGGCCACGGCCCCCTCCGGCAGCCCGGAGGCCTCGGCCCCCGTCGCCGTCCAGGTCGAGCAGAAGACCGAGACCGCGCCCGCCGCCACCGCCCCGTCCGAGGCCAAGGCCGAGGCCGCCACCGCGGTCTCCGCCGGCCAGGCGCAGGGTCAGGAGGGCGAGGGCCGCGGCCGTCGCGACCGCCGTGACCGCGGTGACCGTGCCGAGCGCACCGACCGTCAGCGCGACCGCCGTGACCGCGGCGCCAAGGCCGACGACCAGGGCCAGGCCGGCCAGGGTCAGGGCGGCCAGGGCGGCCAGGGCGGCGGCCGTCAGGACCGCGCCGACCGCCAGCAGCAGGGCGGCCGAGGCCAGGGCCAGGGCCAGGGTCAGCAGCAGGGCCGTCAGGACCGCCAGGACAACGGCCCCCAGGACGACTTCGACGGTGAGGACGGCCGTCGTGGCCGTCGCGGCCGCTACCGCGACCGCCGTGGCCGTCGAGGCCGCGACGAGTTCGCGCCGAGCGAGCCGCAGGTCGCCGACGACGACGTCCTGATCCCCGTCGCGGGCATCCTCGACATCCTCGACAACTACGCGTTCATCCGGACCTCGGGCTACCTGCCCGGCCCCAACGACGTGTACGTCTCACTCGCCCAGGTCCGCAAGGCCGGCCTGCGCAAGGGTGACCACACCACCGGTGCCGTGCGCCAGCCCAAGGACGGCGAGCGCCGCGAGAAGTTCAACGCCCTCGTGCGTCTGGACTCGGTGAACGGCATGGCGCCCGAATCCGGCCGTGGCCGCCCGGAGTTCCAGAAGCTCACCCCGCTGTACCCGCAGGACCGGCTCCGCCTGGAGACCGACCCGGGCGTGCTGACCACCCGCATCATCGACCTCGTGTCGCCGATCGGTAAGGGTCAGCGAGGCCTGATCGTGGCCCCGCCGAAGACCGGTAAGACCATGATCATGCAGGCGATCGCCAACGCGATCACCACCAACAACCCCGAGTGCCACCTGATGGTCGTCCTGGTCGACGAGCGTCCGGAAGAGGTCACCGACATGCAGCGGTCGGTCAAGGGCGAGGTCATCTCCTCGACCTTCGACCGCCCGGCCGAGGACCACACCACCGTCGCCGAGCTGGCCATCGAGCGCGCCAAGCGTCTCGTCGAGCTGGGTCACGACGTGGTCGTCCTGCTGGACTCCATCACCCGTCTGGGCCGCGCGTACAACCTCGCGGCGCCCGCCTCCGGCCGCATCCTGTCCGGTGGTGTCGACTCGACCGCGCTGTACCCGCCGAAGCGCTTCTTCGGTGCCGCGCGCAACATCGAGGACGGCGGCTCGCTGACCATCCTGGCCACCGCGCTGGTCGACACCGGCTCGCGCATGGACGAGGTGATCTTCGAGGAGTTCAAGGGCACCGGCAACATGGAGCTCAAGCTCGACCGGAAGCTCGCCGACAAGCGCATCTTCCCGGCTGTCGACGTCGACCCGTCGGGCACCCGCAAGGAGGAGATCCTCCTCAACGCGGAGGAGCTCGCCATCGTCTGGAAGCTGCGCCGGGTGCTGCACGCGCTCGACTCGCAGCAGGCGATCGAGCTGCTGCTCGACAAGATGAAGCAGACGAAGTCCAACGCCGAGTTCCTGATGCAGATCGCGAAGACGACCCCGTCGGGCAAGAACGACGACTGA
- the thrC gene encoding threonine synthase — protein MSSNRTHQWRGIIEEYRDRLPVTDTTPVVTLREGGTPLVPAQVLSERTGCEVHLKVEGANPTGSFKDRGMTMAITRAKEEGAKAVICASTGNTSASAAAYAVRAGMVCAVLVPRGKIALGKMGQALVHGAKILQVDGNFDDCLNLARALSDNYPVALVNSVNPVRIEGQKTAAFEIVDALGDAPDIHVLPVGNAGNITAYWKGFKEYKADGLSTRTPRVWGFQASGSAPIVRGEIVKEPHTIATAIRIGNPASWDYALAARDESGGFIDEVTDRQILAAYRLLASQEGVFVEPASAASVAGLLKAAELGLVDPGQKIVCTVTGNGLKDPDWAIAGAPQPVTVPVDAEAAAVRLGLV, from the coding sequence ATGAGCAGCAATCGCACCCACCAGTGGCGCGGCATCATCGAGGAGTACCGGGACCGCCTGCCGGTGACGGACACGACTCCCGTGGTGACGCTCCGCGAGGGTGGCACTCCCCTCGTCCCCGCCCAGGTGCTCTCCGAGCGCACCGGTTGCGAGGTGCACCTGAAGGTCGAGGGGGCGAACCCCACCGGGTCCTTCAAGGACCGCGGCATGACCATGGCGATCACCAGGGCCAAGGAAGAGGGTGCGAAGGCGGTCATCTGCGCCTCCACCGGCAACACTTCCGCCTCCGCCGCCGCGTACGCGGTGCGCGCCGGGATGGTCTGCGCGGTGCTCGTGCCCCGCGGAAAGATCGCGCTCGGCAAGATGGGCCAGGCCCTGGTGCACGGCGCCAAGATCCTGCAGGTGGACGGCAACTTCGACGACTGCCTGAACCTGGCCCGCGCGCTCTCCGACAACTACCCGGTCGCGCTGGTCAATTCGGTCAACCCGGTGCGTATCGAGGGCCAGAAGACGGCCGCGTTCGAGATCGTCGACGCGCTCGGTGACGCCCCCGACATCCACGTGCTGCCCGTCGGCAACGCCGGCAACATCACCGCGTACTGGAAGGGCTTCAAGGAGTACAAGGCCGACGGCCTGTCCACCCGTACGCCCCGCGTGTGGGGTTTCCAGGCCTCCGGCTCCGCGCCCATCGTGCGCGGCGAGATCGTCAAGGAGCCGCACACCATCGCCACCGCGATCCGGATCGGCAACCCGGCCTCCTGGGACTACGCGCTGGCCGCGCGGGACGAGTCGGGCGGCTTCATCGACGAGGTGACGGACCGCCAGATCCTGGCCGCGTACCGGCTGTTGGCCTCCCAGGAGGGCGTCTTCGTCGAGCCCGCCTCGGCCGCCTCGGTGGCCGGTCTGCTCAAGGCCGCCGAGCTGGGCCTGGTCGACCCCGGTCAGAAGATCGTGTGCACCGTCACCGGCAACGGCCTGAAGGACCCCGACTGGGCGATCGCCGGCGCTCCGCAGCCGGTCACCGTTCCGGTGGACGCCGAAGCCGCCGCCGTGCGCCTCGGTCTCGTCTGA
- the nrtL gene encoding ArgS-related anticodon-binding protein NrtL — protein MTPADLSRCVVSAVRHAVEDGELGGTVPARVVVERTRPGGVGEYATPVAFQIAKGAGLRPAQVAEVLARRLGGVAGIERVEITGAGFLNFSLTSVSAARLVRDVRPLAVVEVPDPPSGEPREPRERFVRAAVARIEAAQGVGPGPEFPIAPVARRDGDVLARYGVDAVAWAVLTTPARETPEFSDTLLVQGEGNELFRVRYAHARAHALVRNAEQLGFRPEIGDDEDAPALLRVLADHPLVLEAAAHHRAPERLARHLVELADALLDFQYRVLPQGDEKPSAAHRARLALAEAVGTVLAGGLALLGIDAPTRL, from the coding sequence GTGACCCCCGCCGACCTCTCCCGTTGCGTCGTGAGCGCCGTGCGCCACGCCGTCGAGGACGGTGAGCTGGGCGGGACCGTGCCCGCGCGGGTGGTGGTCGAGCGGACCAGGCCCGGTGGGGTCGGGGAGTACGCCACCCCCGTCGCCTTCCAGATCGCGAAGGGTGCCGGCCTGCGACCGGCCCAGGTCGCCGAGGTGCTGGCCCGCCGGTTGGGCGGGGTCGCCGGGATCGAGCGGGTCGAGATCACCGGAGCCGGGTTCCTGAATTTCTCGCTGACCTCCGTTTCCGCCGCCCGGCTGGTGCGTGACGTGCGCCCGTTGGCGGTGGTCGAGGTCCCGGATCCGCCGTCCGGCGAGCCGCGCGAGCCGCGCGAGCGGTTCGTACGGGCCGCCGTCGCGCGGATCGAGGCCGCACAGGGGGTCGGACCCGGGCCGGAGTTCCCGATCGCGCCCGTCGCCCGCCGCGACGGTGACGTGCTCGCGCGGTACGGGGTCGACGCCGTCGCCTGGGCCGTGCTCACCACCCCCGCGCGCGAGACCCCCGAGTTCTCCGACACGCTGCTCGTACAAGGGGAGGGCAACGAGCTCTTCCGGGTGCGGTACGCCCACGCCCGCGCCCACGCCCTCGTACGCAACGCCGAGCAGCTCGGCTTCCGCCCCGAGATCGGTGACGACGAGGACGCGCCCGCCCTGCTGCGCGTCCTCGCCGATCACCCCCTCGTCCTCGAAGCCGCCGCGCACCACCGCGCGCCCGAGCGGCTCGCCCGGCACCTCGTCGAGCTGGCCGACGCGCTGCTCGACTTCCAGTACCGCGTCCTGCCCCAGGGCGACGAGAAACCCTCGGCCGCCCACCGTGCCCGGCTGGCTCTTGCCGAAGCCGTCGGGACGGTGCTGGCCGGCGGCCTGGCCCTGCTCGGCATAGACGCACCGACACGCCTGTGA
- a CDS encoding homoserine dehydrogenase — translation MMRTRPLKVALLGCGVVGSEVARIMTTHADDLTQRIGAPVELAGVAVRRPSKVREGIDPALITTDATALLKRGDIDIAIEVIGGIEPARALITTAFEHGISVVSANKALLAQDGAALHAAAEQHGLDLYYEAAVAGAIPLVRPMRESLAGDKINRVMGIVNGTTNFILDKMDSTGAGYQEALDEATALGYAEADPTADVEGYDAAAKAAILAGIAFHTRVRLDDVYREGMTEVSAADFASAKRMGCTIKLLAILERAADGRSVTARVHPAMIPLSHPLASVREAYNAVFVEAEAAGRLMFYGPGAGGAPTASAVLGDLVAVARNKLAEATGPGESAYTQLPVSPMGDVVTRYHISLDVADKPGVLAQVATTFAEHGVSIDTVRQQGKDGEASLVVVTHRAPDAALSGTVEALRKLDTVRGVASIMRVEGE, via the coding sequence ATGATGCGTACGCGTCCGCTGAAGGTGGCGCTGCTGGGCTGTGGAGTGGTCGGCTCAGAGGTGGCTCGCATCATGACGACGCACGCCGACGACCTCACGCAGAGGATCGGCGCGCCCGTGGAGCTCGCCGGCGTGGCCGTGCGCCGCCCTTCCAAGGTCCGCGAGGGCATCGACCCGGCGCTGATCACCACCGATGCGACCGCCCTGCTCAAACGCGGTGACATCGACATCGCCATCGAGGTCATCGGCGGCATCGAGCCCGCCCGCGCCCTCATCACCACCGCCTTCGAGCACGGCATCTCCGTGGTCTCCGCGAACAAGGCGCTGCTCGCCCAGGACGGTGCCGCACTGCACGCCGCGGCGGAGCAGCACGGTCTGGACCTCTACTACGAGGCCGCCGTCGCCGGCGCCATCCCGCTGGTCCGCCCGATGCGCGAGTCCCTCGCGGGCGACAAGATCAACCGTGTGATGGGCATCGTCAACGGCACGACGAACTTCATCCTCGACAAGATGGACTCCACCGGCGCCGGGTACCAGGAGGCGCTCGACGAGGCCACGGCCCTCGGGTACGCCGAGGCCGACCCGACCGCCGACGTCGAGGGCTACGACGCCGCCGCCAAGGCCGCGATCCTGGCCGGCATCGCCTTCCACACCCGCGTCCGCCTGGACGACGTGTACCGCGAGGGCATGACCGAGGTCAGCGCGGCCGACTTCGCCTCCGCGAAGCGGATGGGATGCACCATCAAGCTCCTCGCCATCCTGGAGCGTGCCGCCGACGGCCGGTCCGTCACCGCTCGCGTCCACCCGGCGATGATCCCGCTCAGCCACCCGCTCGCCTCCGTCCGCGAGGCGTACAACGCCGTCTTCGTCGAGGCGGAGGCCGCCGGGCGGCTCATGTTCTACGGGCCCGGCGCGGGCGGTGCGCCCACCGCGTCCGCGGTCCTCGGCGACCTCGTCGCCGTCGCCCGCAACAAGCTCGCCGAGGCAACGGGGCCCGGCGAGTCGGCGTACACCCAGCTGCCGGTCAGCCCCATGGGGGATGTCGTCACCCGCTACCACATCAGCCTCGATGTGGCGGACAAGCCGGGCGTCCTCGCCCAGGTGGCGACGACCTTCGCGGAGCACGGCGTGTCGATCGACACGGTGCGGCAGCAGGGCAAGGACGGCGAGGCCTCCCTCGTCGTCGTCACTCACCGCGCACCCGACGCCGCCCTCTCCGGGACCGTCGAGGCGCTGCGGAAGCTGGACACCGTCCGCGGTGTCGCCAGCATCATGCGTGTTGAAGGGGAGTAA